The following DNA comes from Mesoplodon densirostris isolate mMesDen1 chromosome 9, mMesDen1 primary haplotype, whole genome shotgun sequence.
tccctgggccccaggcccCCCTTCCCACTTCAGGAATTCCCCCTCGCGTCCCACAAGACCTTGTGTGTGAGGGGGCGGTGTGCAGTGTCAGGCCCACTGCGGGGGCTCTCACCACCAGACCCCTACCTGGCTTCTGGCCCTCACGCACCCTCGGCCTGGCGCTCTGCCCCCTGTGCCTCGTTTCCCCATCTCTTGTCAGGATTGTGTATTAACCTTGTCACTAGAACCCTGTGGATGCTTTCTTTTGTGTAGATCAAAAGCAGCTGAACATTAGCAGTTTCATATCTCAGCCTAAGATATTCGCACTGTCTTTGGCAAAGATGCTAGAAGGTCATGTAAGGTGATGGCTTTGAGTGGGCAGTGGCAGGGGAGCGAGGATGGGAGGGTGCTCTCGTGAAGGGAAGGGGACGGTGGGGGTGTGCCTGGCTCGGCTTGTTCCCACCTGAGTCAGGTAGGGGCCGCCCAGAGCCTGCTGTTGAGCTCCCACACCTGCCCTAACCTGCCACGGTGTTGACTTCCCAGCCCAGGACCCCGGCATCTCCCCCAGCCAGAGTTTGTGTGCAGAAAGTTCCAGAGGCCTCACCGCAGGTTCCCTGTCGGAGAGCGGAGTGGGGCCTGTGGAGGCATGCTGCCTGGTGATCCTGGCCGTGGAGAGCAAGGTGAACAGGGTTGGCAGCTGGTACCCAGGCCCTGCCCACGGCCTGCCCATCCCCCCCCATATCCTGACCCAGCCCCACCTACAGCTTGCCCAGGCTCCACCCACACCAGAGCCAGCCCCGCCTATATCCTGATCCAGCCCCGTATACCACCTGACCCAGGTCCCACCCCAGGTCCCACTGGCTCCCAGTCTGCTGGGTTGTTCTTCTCTTGGTGGGcctcacccctccttcccccacgcGGACGGGGGCTGTGGTCTGTACCCCAAGCTGTGCCCTTGGGGAAGATGCTTGGGAGTGGGGAGTTGGGGCTTGGGGCCCCACCTCGGCCACCCAAGAGCCACCAGCCTCGGGGAGCCCCTTGATACCCTTCTGTTAAGCTTTCACATTTGTGAGATCAAAGCAGGGCCGCCCCACCTTAGGTAGCCTCTGATCAgcatccctcctccccagccccgcccaccttcCAGCTGGGGAGTTGTTCCTCACGGGGTCGCCTCACTGGCCTGTCCCCGCTAGAAGCTCCTGCAGACACTGCCCCGTGTCCCAGGGGCAGAGCCGCCCCAGATGGGACCCTGCGTTAACGGCACACATGTGAAACACTTGTGCGGTGTCAGGAATGCCGTCCGTGTGACCTGGCCCGGGGGCTgttccctccctgcccctttcccGTGGCTGGGACAGGAGTGGGGAGACGGTGCTGGCTGGAAGGGCAGTGGAGGAGGAGGGCCGGCAGCTGACCCTCTTGCAGGTCCAGCCAGCTTCCTGGGTGTGGGCTGGTGTCCTTGCGGCCCCGTTGGGCAGTGGGAGGCGTCAGGCCCTCGGTGCAGGCGTCCGTACTGCATCTGAGGTGTCGAACGCCCGGAAGCGGCCCAGGAAGCCTCCTCATTGTCCTCCGTTGGCAGGTCGCCGCAGAAGAGCTGTGCTCCCTGCTCGGCCAGGTCTTCCAGATCGTGTACACGGAGTCCACCATCGACTTCCTGGACAGAGCCATATTTGACGGGGCCTCGACGCCCACCCACCACCTGTCCCTTCACAGTGGTACGTGAGCAAGAGGGCCCCGCCACCCCTTCCCGCCAGGGCTCACTGTGCCGCGAGCTCGTCCCAGGACAGCGCCGGGGCACCCTTGCTGAGCGGTGACCCTGTGGCCACTGTCCCGGGGGGACGTGAGCCGATGCCCTTTGTTCCCAGACTTCACTGTTGGCGTTAATCTGCAAGTGTAGTCAAGGCACACGTGTTCCCCCCACTCCCTGCTTTAGGCCACCTGGTGGCTTCCTGAGTAACTTTGGGGGCCGGGAACACTTTTTCTGGAACCACGCCTGGCCAAAGTCACTTTACCAAACTTAGAACCCAGGGCCGGGCGGGGCTCCCAGCGCTGGGGCTGAGAGTGGGTATGGGGCCCCTTCGAAGACGAGGCCTgcccggggcggggtggggggcaatGGCAGGAAGAGCAAGGGGCCCGAAGGTGGTGTAGCCGGACCAGCGCTCAGAGCCACTTCCCCCGTGTGGGCATCTGGGGAGCGTTTTCCGGAATCTGTGAGCATGCACAAGATGCTTCAGTTGTGTGGTAGCCCACTTGAGCTCAACCTTCTAAACACTAAGAGCATCCACTTTTCAAATGCTTAGTATACTGAGGACCTGTGGCTTCTGTCAGTCAGGTGAACAGAAGGAAAGGTATTGGAGACAGCGCAGCGGTAGCCTCCGTGGCAGGCAGCCTCTGGTCTCTCTGTGGAGAGTCCAGCCCTGCACGCGCCCCCGGCGGCTCACGTGTCTCCACGAGCAGCGCAGAGCCCTTTGCGCGCTGACGAAGCTGAGGGGGCTTTCTGAGGAAGGGCTGGCTCTCTCACCTCCTCCTCGTCTCGCTGTTCACGCTGGAGCCGCCACAGCACTGCAGAGATAGCCCGGCGAGGCCGGCAGCCTGTCCTCACAGGCAGGTGGGGAGGTTGAGGCCCAGAGGCCCGCGGCTTCCGCAGTGGGTAGCAGGTGGCTTATTGAGCTATATTTAAACGTTCAGCATTGAAATTTCCAGTAGTGGTTTTTTTTGAATAAGCTTTTTTACTAAAAAGTACACAGATCGTAATTATACCGTTAAATGAGTTTTCACGAAGTAAACACAGGATGTTCAGCCTGCCCACGTGGGCTTCCTTCCTGCCGGCCTCCTCTCTGCGTGGGTGCCCTTTGTCCCCCAGCCCTCAGGTCTCCCTCTGGGGTCCAGGCACACGTGCACTCACACCACGTGTGCACATGCACCCATCACATACATCACACACACGGCACACGTACGTACATCatcacacgcgtgcacacactcCGCACAGCACACACGCTCACGTCCTCACAGACACTTCACGTACACGAGCGTGCACACCAGACGCTCGCAGCATACACACTCCCCATGCGCGCACACTCTCAGACACGCATCCTCTGCTggtttctgcctcagggccttccTTGCCGGGTCAGTTCTCTCCTGCTGCTGTGACAGGTCACCACGACCGAGCAGCTTGAGCCACACAGACTTAGTCTCATGGTTCTGTAGGTTCGAGTCCACCAGGGGTCTCACTGGCTCCAGTCAGGGTGCGGGCCAGCGGCCTTCCTCCTGAGACTCTGGGGAGAAGCtgtttcctgccttttccagcttcctgTGGCCTTCCTCCCTCCACGGTCACAGCCATGGTGGCATCTCTGACCTCCTGTTGTTGCAGCTCcgtccagcccctccccctccacaccGAAGGGCCCGGGGCACACGTCGAGCCCCCTCAGATAGCCCAGGGCGTCTTCCTGTCTCAGGGTCAGCTGCCCAGCAACTTCCAGCCCCGTCGCCACGTCATCTGGCACGTGCACCTGGGGTTTGGATGGGGGCATCTTGGGGCCATTATTGTGCTCACGTCACACTCCCCTCCCACTGCCAGCAGTGTCCCTTTtctctccctgtcccctcccccttcccacgTTTTCGGATCCCTTTTCTCTTAAAGCTTCGCTTGCTGCGTGTGATGGTGCCTCGGCGTCCCTCCTCGTCTGTGTCACACGGACCTTAGGTCATCTCTTTGGTGTTGCCCGAGTAGCTGCTGTGTACCAGGCCCTTTGCTGGTCTGAGGGGCTCAGGCACCCTGAGGCCCCGTGTCTGTCCTTGGGGAGCAGCCATCCACCTATGGAGCCTGGCTGGGTCCAGGCTGGGGCTCAGACCTGCCGGCTCTGATCGTGGCTTCTGCCCTCACCAGCTGTGTGGCATGGGGCAAGTTGCATAACCTCTCTGATTCAGTTCCTCGTCTAAAAGTTGGAGCAGTGGTGATACCTGCTggaatcagagaagacaaagtaGCACAGCCCCTAGGACGCTGCCGGGCGTGGTGCCCACGTCTGGTGCTTCTCTTGTCCTGGCCATTGGGAAGCCCTCTCCAGCCCTGCCACCTGGCACATCCTCCGAGAGCCAGAGCATTGTCCTgcctcctgcccagccctgcAGCAGATGGTGCATCTCACAAGACTCCCAGGAGGAGCAGGCACGGGTGCAGCCCAAGAGGTGCACCCCAGGGGCCTGGCCGGCTCTGCCCATGAAGGCCTGCAGGCTCCCCACCGCCAGGGCTCTGCGTCTCCTGCTTAGAGCTTGGACACTGCACTCAGTGCCCCCTCCCTCACGTAACCCGAAGCTTCTGTGTTCTGCACTTTCTGCACAGACGACTCTTCCACAAAGGTGGACATGAAGGAGTCCTATGAGACGGAAGCCAGCACTTTGTGAGTACCCCACCCTGGTGGTGCCAGTATGGCTGCCTGGCTCCACCCTCCTCATCCGTATCCCTCCCCCTGACCCCGCCCCCTCCAGGAGCCTTCCAGTGAGTGGGCTCCCCAGGGTCACACCAGTGACATCATCGCTCCACTGAGACCCTGCTAGGCTGAGGGCCCCTTCTGGGTCCTTCCCTGCacgtgtctttctctgtccggcCCGAGCCCCTCCCTCCGTGACGGGCCCCCTCCTCCTCTCAGACCCTGGCCCTAACTGGGCCCCCGTGGGGGGTCGAGGGTGCAGgcatggggcagggctggggggccgCCCACCCACGGCTCGGCTCGCGTCCTTGCAGCTCCTTCCCCGAGTGTGCGCATGCAGGCGGCGTGTCGCCCTTGTCCTTCTGCATGCAGACAGCGCCCCACGCCAAGACGGTCAGTGAGAGCGAGCTGAGCGCCACGGCCGCCGAGCTGCTGCAGGACTACATGCTCACGGTACgctgcccgccgcccgccgcccgccgccgtcAGGAGGCCCCGGCCccagagagcccacgtgctctagcaGGCCTGTGCTGGGGCCGGCGGCGCCTTGGGGTTAGAATCTCCTTgcgggggtggggcagggttggggggaggatGAAGGCGTGCTTctctgtggggctgggggtgagcgTGGGCGCCTTGCTTGCAACTGGGCCTCGCTGCCTTTCCCACCAGGTCAGTCTTTGGGGAGGGCGTGAGTTGGCCAAGGCCTGAGCATGGGGGCTGCTCTGGCCTCCAGGGTTGGACCACAGGCCTGTCCCTGGGTCTCTGGTGGTGGACGGTAGCGGAGGACCGGGTCACTCCCTGGAAGGGCCAGATGGGCCTTGTCATCACTCAGCAGATtcttttccccccaccccccgacttCACGTGATGTTCTCATTAGAAACTCGGTCAACTGGCTGAGCATCACTGTGGGCTCCAGGGCGCTGGTCGCTGCCCCCTGGCAGTGGTGTGCAGACACGCTCTCCGCCCACTTGCGGTCAGCCTGGTCAGCTGCGGCTGCAGGTTAGGGCGGATGGTACGGGCTCCTCTCTCTCCTGCCGGCCGGAGCTGTGGAGCTGCAGGTCCTCTGGGGTCGCGTGGGGTGTGGGCAGGGGGGCGGCAGCGCCGGTCACCACCCCGCCCCGGGCCCGGCTCTCTCGGCAGCTGCGCACCAAGCTGTCGTCGCAGGAGATCCAGCAGTTCGCGGCACTGCTGCACGAGTACCGTGATGGAGCCTCAGTGCACGAATTCTGCATCAACCTGCGGCAGCTCTACGGGGACAGCCGCAAGTTCCTGCTGCTCGGTGAGCGCTCGGCAGCCGGGGGCGCCGTTAGGAATGGGGCCAGACAGCAGGCCTGAGTGATGCGGCTGAGAGGGGCCGTCCCAGTGACGGGTGGGGACCTGCTCCCGGGGAAGCGGGAGGGGCCCCACGGGAGCCAGACTGAGGGTGAGGTGGGCGCCGTGCTGCCTGGAGAGAGGGCCGGGGGAGGCTCTGCAAGGAGGTGGCGCTTGGGCAGGTTTGGGAGGCGGGACAGGAGCTtgctgggcggggtgggggtgaagACGCCACTCCCGGTGAAGGGCGGCCTTAGCCGAGGCCCCGAGAGCTTAGCACGAGGAGTCAGCGCAGCGGGCGGGGGTGCCTAGAGCCTGCCATGGACAGGGCCCTGGACGGCTGCCCAGGCGTGCGAGGCTGGTAGCGCCTCTGCTTTCCCCACGCTGACCCCGGAGAACACGGCTAGTTGAGGGTGGCTGGTGGAGGCTCCTGGGTCCTGGGCTCTGCCCCCAACGGTCCAGTGGGGGCGCACCGCTCATGGGGGTGAAGGGCTGGAAGCGGACCTGCTGCGTCCAGTCCGAGCTCTTGCTGACCCCACTGCCCCCTGGAGTCAGTCGCCACCCGACGCTGGGGTCCATGGCCCCTGTTCGTATTGTCCTCACATAGGAGGGGGTCTCTGTCCAGGAAATGGGTGGTCAGCCGGGCGCCAGGAGCACAGCTGGGCGGCGGGGTCCAGTGCTCGGAGCCCAGCATCAGCCTCCCCTccgccctctcctctcctctcctccatctGGAAACCTGCGCAGTGGGGCTTCTGTGAGGACTGAGGGGAGTGACGCGAGGGTGTGGCTCCAGGCCCACGCCTGCCCCGCTGCAGAGGCAGGGCGGGGCCAGATGCGGGCGGGTGGTGGGgtggccccccccaccccgggccgTGGGCTTTGTGCGGGAGCCTCAGGGTCAGGTGTGCTATGTCTGTGCAGGTCTGCGGCCCTTCATCCCCGAGAAGGACAGCCAGCACTTCGAGAACTTCCTGGAGACCATCGGGGTGAAGGACGGCCGCGGGATCATCACCGACAGCTTCGGCAGGTACCGACGGGCCATGagctccacctccacctccacctccaatGGGAACAGGGCCGCGGGCAGCTCTGATGACCAGTCCGCGCCCTCGGAGGGGGACGAGTGGGACCGCATGATCTCGGACATCAGCAACGACATCGAGGCGCTGGGCTGCAGCATGGACCAGGACTCGGCCTGATGGCGCCGGAACCCCTGCCCGCCGCCCTCCCCGCGCGGGGCCCCGGGCGCAGGTGGCTCTACTGTGAAGGAGGCACCCTGGTGCTGGGGCGGAAGGCCGCGCTGCGCCCCCCTGCATGCCACCCTGCCTCGGGAGGGGGTCTTGTCAGCCAGACCCCGGACAGCTGTCATTTTGCACATGACGTTTCTATTGAAACTCTCAGAGACCTTAAAAAGAAGTTTACTGCAATGTGAATAATTTATCTCTGCTTGCTAGCGTGTTCCTGCTCCAGTGGGGTAGGAGCCGGGATGTGCGCTCTGGCCTCTGTCTCAGACCCGCATGCCCAGGCTGGGCACAGTGGGCTGGGCGCTCATGCCCGCTGCCTAAGGGGAGGGCCTGATTTGGGGTTGTGGACACAGGGCAGAGAGCAGGTGTCCTAAGCACACGTGGATGTGAACATCAGGCCCCCGCTGGGGGGACCTGGGCACTGGGCTGCCTGAGGGGCACTGGCTGTCCTCCCCCCTCACCCAAGCCCCAGTCCCCGGCTCTCATCCACTGTCATGGTGGTCTCCACAGCAGACCTGCACACCACCGCTTCACCGGAAGTGCAGTCCCCACCCTGAGAGTGCGTCGTCTTGCAGCCCAGGGTCCCCGGTCGTCAGGAAGGCCAGTGGGGGCACTGTGCCCACCTCTTCAAGGCCCTTTGCCTCGTTCCCCCCTGGGCTCAGCCCCTCCTGTGCCCTTAGGACATGGGGAGGCAGTGGTGGTGACCCCAGGGCAGGGCCGTCGGGTTgcaggctggggcctgggcacTGCTGTGTGGGCGCGGGAGGGCCCTGCTCCAGGACTGCTTCCTCGCCCGCAAGACACCTGCGCTTTGCTGCGAGGCCCCTGACCGCGTGTGGGGGAAGCACCAGGCTCAGCAGGGTGGGTACTTGAGCCcccaggagggagggcagggccgTGGGCTCGCGGTGAGGCCGTGTGGGAACCAGACGGGGGTCTGCAGCCCTCTGGGCTCCCCCCCTGCTGAGGGGCGGGGCAGGATGGGAGGAGGGGTCTCACACTTGGCTCTGGCCCCGGCTCTCCTGGAGCTGGTTGTGGGCCTGGATTGGGCAAAGCTAAGGGAGACCGTTGGTAGGTGTTGTCTCTAGGCATGTGTGCAAATCGAACTGCCCTGGAAGCATCTGGAACAGCTAAAGACAGCCATCTAGTCCAGGGGCCAGCGCCTCCACAGCCCACCCTGGGCTTGAGCACAGAGGGGACCTGGTGTCCCAGGAGTGTTCTGTGGCCAGTCAGGAACTGCTCCTCCTCTCCGGGGGCTCCACGCACACGTGGCCTCCCACTTCGTGGTCTCCCTCTTCTGTCCTGGGGCATGGCTCCCACCCTGCAGATCCCTGGCCTTtgtaggagagaggagaggacacGGGGAGGACAGTGACTCCTAGAGCTGGGCCGTGGTGAGGGGCCAGGAACTTCGGGGCATGAACTGCTGAGTCCCTGAGCAAACGCTGCCTTCCTGCAGCTGCTGCGGCTCAGGGGCCCTGCAGAAAATTCTGAGCCCCTGTGTCTGGGGAGTTCCTTCCGGAAACTGCAGTCCCCAGGCCCATACCTGGGGCCGCAGCCAGGTGACTGGACTGCCCGCAATCTCTGGGCAAGTTGGGCGCCCTGGGACACGGGGGAGGGACCACCACCCTCTGGGACTTGGGGGAAGGACCGCCACCCTCCTTGGGGCCTGCGTGGCTTCAGGAAGCCTCTTCACGCTTCCTCCGACCCGTTTAGCCAGAGCCTGCGCTGGGGGAGCCTTTGGAGGAGCAGAGAGGCGATGAGGGGACACTGGTTTAttgagcagcagagctggggggcaggggtggagccAGGTCTCTGGTCAGCAGCTACATTGTCAGCTCCTGCAGGAAGCGCACAAAGAGAGGGTCACGTTATGTGAGGCCACAGCGGAGATGGCAGCAAGGCGCCTGCGAAGGGGCCGGCCACTCACCATGATGGCGTTGACGATATCGCTCTGGTTGTCCCTCAGGGCCCGCACGGCCTTGGCCCTTGACACGTTGGCCTGCGCCATCACCAGCTCAATATCCCGAAGCTCCAGCCCCGTCTCGTCCACCTGGAACGAGGCAAGCAGGGAGGTGTTGTAGCGGTCCCCTCCCCTGGGAAGAGGCCCCCAGCAAAGCTGCCCCCCTCGTGGGGCTGGGCCTGTGCCCCTGGGCCTCACCTCCTCGTCGtcgtcctcttcctcctccttgcaCTCTGGCCTCACCCTCGGCCCTGGCGCTGACTCGGGGACCAGGGCGGAGGGCTCTGAGGGTACCTTGAACTTCTCAGCCGCAGCTCTGTGCACCTGCTGGGACAGGTCCTCGATCTGCAGCACAGAGCACAGCTGTCAGCCGAGCCCAcgcccccagcccccggcccccgccccgcgcccACGGCCGGCCAGTTGGACCTTGGCCTCGCCGAAGACCACGTAGGTGTCCGAGGCCGGGCTCTTAAAGACGTCAGGCTTGGCGATGACAAAGAGGATGTTCTTGGACTTCTGGATGGTGATCCTGGTGACCCCCTGGATCTGTCGTAAGCCCAGCTTGGACATCGCCTGGGGGCACAGCGGTCTCAGGCCCGGGCAGCAGCCCCAGAGGTCCccggtgggggctgggggaggggaaggtggcACGCTGCCAGGGTCACAAGGGCTCTGCCACCGACTCCCGGGGACCCTCTGTGGACCCTCCCAGCTGGCCCCCAGTGTGTACAAGAGGGTGTCAGACCCGGGCTGAGAGGCCACATCAGCTGACAGCCCAGGCCCAGTTACTTGCACGAGGTGTCCCGTTACTGCCTTTACCCAACGGCCCCTGCCAATGGACTTCATCGGCCATGGGGTGGGAAGGGGTCCCCTTATGCAGCCAGCTCCAGTCCTGAGTGCTTGGGTTGCAGGCCAGCCTGGTCCCTCCCGGGGGTGCAGGGTCCCAGCAGGGCCCCAGCCCACCTTTCGGGCCTTCTTCTCACTGCGGCTCTGCTTGACTTTGGTGACGGTCTCCTCGCTCCCGCCGCCTGCCGGGGCCTGAGCAACAGAGGGGTCTGAGCACCCGAGGGTGGGGCGTGGAGCCCTCCCAGGGCTGCATGTCCCCCCCGCGGTAGGGcacctgggctgggcactgcgCGGTCCGCGGTCCCGAGAGGTCCTGCTCCTCCAGCTCCGCCGACGACTCCCCGTGGCTGTCTGAGTGCTGGCCGGAGCCCGGAGCCTGCGGTGAGTCTGAGGACAGGGCAGGTGTGAGGGTGGCCTCCGCCTTCCGGACGGGGGCCTGGGGGCGAGCAGCACTGGCTCTGCGCCGGGGGGTGGCGTCCCTGCCCCTTGCAGCCCCCGGCTCAGGACACTGCTCCAGCCTGGATGCCCCTCACCTTCTTCCAAACTGTCCTGGTCATCCTGCTGCTCGGCGGCTGGGAGCCCTCGAGGTCCGGCTGGGCTCCGGAGCCCAGAGCCAGGAGGCACTTGGCAGGGGGGCGAGATCCTCGAGGCCAGGTCTTTGGCATGGGTAGCCCCCTTGGGGGCCGCCTTGGGGCTGAGGAGGGGGGAGTGGGGCGGGAGGCTGACCTGCCCGGCCCCGGGGGGATTCTTGGTCCCTGAGAAGGCAGCCACCGCCCGCTGGCCTCTTGCCCTCGGTGGTGGGAGCCCCAGAGAGCCCAGGGGCTCCGCGCCCTCCCCCAAGTCTTCCCCGGGGACCTGGCAAGGGCAGGGGCCAGGGGGTGCCGCGCGGTGGGGGACTGTCTGCACGAGGACACCAGGAGCGGAGGACTCGGCGCCCTGGATGCTGTCTTGGGGTGCACCGGGCAGGCCCCCTGGGGGGCTTCGTGGAGGCTGCGGCGGGGAGGAGCCGAGGACTCCCAGGGCTGCCCGGGCCTGCTCTCCGCTGTGCAGGCCCCGCACAGGCTCTGGCTGCCTTGAGGGCAGTGGAAATGCCAGGGCAGGATCTTTGGGACAGCTCCCTCCCAGCCTGGGTACAGCCCTTGATAGAGACTCTGGGcaggagcccagcccagcctctgaGGCCACAGCCACGGGAAGCCCGGGCCCCAGGGCGgcccttccctcctccactgGGCTTGGGGGCCCCACCTGGCCAGCCTCCGGGCTGGCAGCAGGACATGCCCCTGGGCTGCAGACGACTGCCTTTAGAACTCCACGCCCCTGGTTCTCAGCCCCTGGGGCCTCCTTTAGGGGTGAGCTGGGCTCAGCTCCATCACCCCCATGCACACGGGCATCAGGACAGG
Coding sequences within:
- the CCM2 gene encoding cerebral cavernous malformations 2 protein isoform X5, whose translation is MEEEGKKGKKYLGQLTSIPGYLNPSSRTEILHYIDNAKTRSWWFWAVSQFTFSRYPNHTPQRAHQLPGHLTQEHDAVISLSAYNVKLAWRDGEDTILRVPIHDIAAVSYVRDDASHLVVLKTAQDPGISPSQSLCAESSRGLTAGSLSESGVGPVEACCLVILAVESKVAAEELCSLLGQVFQIVYTESTIDFLDRAIFDGASTPTHHLSLHSDDSSTKVDMKESYETEASTFSFPECAHAGGVSPLSFCMQTAPHAKTVSESELSATAAELLQDYMLTLRTKLSSQEIQQFAALLHEYRDGASVHEFCINLRQLYGDSRKFLLLGLRPFIPEKDSQHFENFLETIGVKDGRGIITDSFGRYRRAMSSTSTSTSNGNRAAGSSDDQSAPSEGDEWDRMISDISNDIEALGCSMDQDSA
- the CCM2 gene encoding cerebral cavernous malformations 2 protein isoform X4, which encodes MHSNCRQRGRKQNSSREIPPHAAFPAGWSMESEYLGQLTSIPGYLNPSSRTEILHYIDNAKTRSWWFWAVSQFTFSRYPNHTPQRAHQLPGHLTQEHDAVISLSAYNVKLAWRDGEDTILRVPIHDIAAVSYVRDDASHLVVLKTAQDPGISPSQSLCAESSRGLTAGSLSESGVGPVEACCLVILAVESKVAAEELCSLLGQVFQIVYTESTIDFLDRAIFDGASTPTHHLSLHSDDSSTKVDMKESYETEASTFSFPECAHAGGVSPLSFCMQTAPHAKTVSESELSATAAELLQDYMLTLRTKLSSQEIQQFAALLHEYRDGASVHEFCINLRQLYGDSRKFLLLGLRPFIPEKDSQHFENFLETIGVKDGRGIITDSFGRYRRAMSSTSTSTSNGNRAAGSSDDQSAPSEGDEWDRMISDISNDIEALGCSMDQDSA
- the CCM2 gene encoding cerebral cavernous malformations 2 protein isoform X1, yielding MHSNCRQRGRKQNSSREIPPHAAFPAGWSMESEPGIVSPFKRVFLKGEKSRDKKAHEKVTERRPLHTVVLSLPERVEPDRLLSDYIEKEVKYLGQLTSIPGYLNPSSRTEILHYIDNAKRAHQLPGHLTQEHDAVISLSAYNVKLAWRDGEDTILRVPIHDIAAVSYVRDDASHLVVLKTAQDPGISPSQSLCAESSRGLTAGSLSESGVGPVEACCLVILAVESKVAAEELCSLLGQVFQIVYTESTIDFLDRAIFDGASTPTHHLSLHSDDSSTKVDMKESYETEASTFSFPECAHAGGVSPLSFCMQTAPHAKTVSESELSATAAELLQDYMLTLRTKLSSQEIQQFAALLHEYRDGASVHEFCINLRQLYGDSRKFLLLGLRPFIPEKDSQHFENFLETIGVKDGRGIITDSFGRYRRAMSSTSTSTSNGNRAAGSSDDQSAPSEGDEWDRMISDISNDIEALGCSMDQDSA
- the CCM2 gene encoding cerebral cavernous malformations 2 protein isoform X3 → MEEEGKKGKKPGIVSPFKRVFLKGEKSRDKKAHEKVTERRPLHTVVLSLPERVEPDRLLSDYIEKEVKYLGQLTSIPGYLNPSSRTEILHYIDNAKTRSWWFWAVSQFTFSRYPNHTPQRAHQLPGHLTQEHDAVISLSAYNVKLAWRDGEDTILRVPIHDIAAVSYVRDDASHLVVLKTAQDPGISPSQSLCAESSRGLTAGSLSESGVGPVEACCLVILAVESKVAAEELCSLLGQVFQIVYTESTIDFLDRAIFDGASTPTHHLSLHSDDSSTKVDMKESYETEASTFSFPECAHAGGVSPLSFCMQTAPHAKTVSESELSATAAELLQDYMLTLRTKLSSQEIQQFAALLHEYRDGASVHEFCINLRQLYGDSRKFLLLGLRPFIPEKDSQHFENFLETIGVKDGRGIITDSFGRYRRAMSSTSTSTSNGNRAAGSSDDQSAPSEGDEWDRMISDISNDIEALGCSMDQDSA
- the CCM2 gene encoding cerebral cavernous malformations 2 protein isoform X2, translating into MHSNCRQRGRKQNSSREIPPHAAFPAGWSMESEPGIVSPFKRVFLKGEKSRDKKAHEKVTERRPLHTVVLSLPERVEPDRLLSDYIEKEVKYLGQLTSIPGYLNPSSRTEILHYIDNAKTRSWWFWAVSQFTFSRYPNHTPQRAHQLPGHLTQEHDAVISLSAYNVKLAWRDGEDTILRVPIHDIAAVSYVRDDASHLVVLKTAQDPGISPSQSLCAESSRGLTAGSLSESGVGPVEACCLVILAVESKVAAEELCSLLGQVFQIVYTESTIDFLDRAIFDGASTPTHHLSLHSDDSSTKVDMKESYETEASTFSFPECAHAGGVSPLSFCMQTAPHAKTVSESELSATAAELLQDYMLTLRTKLSSQEIQQFAALLHEYRDGASVHEFCINLRQLYGDSRKFLLLGLRPFIPEKDSQHFENFLETIGVKDGRGIITDSFGRYRRAMSSTSTSTSNGNRAAGSSDDQSAPSEGDEWDRMISDISNDIEALGCSMDQDSA